Genomic segment of Ostrinia nubilalis chromosome 10, ilOstNubi1.1, whole genome shotgun sequence:
ATAAAGACTGTTTGGAAGGATTTACTTGTGGATGTACGAGTAAGATTACGGACGCAAAAGGCACCAAGCGTTTATTAATGTAATTTACGAGTATTAAACGTAATATTACACAATAAAGTTAATAACACTTTATTACAGTCaacagtaaataaaaatgacttTGTTTTCTAATACGATGGATGAAAAACATTATCTCCCAGTCAACACCTAGGCCATCTCAAGTCTATTTTCTCTTCGTTCTCTCTCGGATTTATGTATTTTGGTACATTGGGAGGAATAAGATGTAGGTAAGGCTTTGAATGAGAACATCGGAACCTGGTTCAAAATAAAGGTataacataggtaggtacctacggtCTACTAATATTTGGTAAACTAGGTCTAATAAAACACATTACTAGATTAGATAGTAGAAATTGTGATAggtgttgttttaatttgtataattatttgatGACAGTCATTTCTAGACGAATTGGGTTTTTGATGGCGTTTCATGTTTGTAAAGTTTCACAGACGAAAAACAGTTCTATAAAACATCAAATTGCTCACGTCGGGAAATCCACTGAGAATTAGAGATTTACGAGAtgtttcatgttttttttaataaggttAATAAACACACAACGTGACACAACACATTCTCATTCATGTTTAGTACTACGATGTTCAGCAAGCCTCACTGAACTACACGTACGCGTACTATGGCTTACGCAGTCACTGAATCGATGCCCCAAAAAAGTGGGACTCTGTCCAAGGTTATTGCTATGTTTTTGGTGTTCTATATTTAGTCTGAACCAATGAATGTCTGCTCGCAGTTTGGGGAAACTTCATGTCTGATGGGAAGAGCTTGGAAGCGCGATAGTGTTAATTATAGCTGCTTATGAGCTATTATTTAGCTTCTACTGTTCTTATATGTCTGTTAGTAATCAAAACTTGCTATTTGAACTTTCAAAGATCTCCATTTATCTGATAACAGCAAACTAAAATTTTTGGGGTCAtctatacttttttatttcgggtttacctaacttttataaacaaacaaacgagtaggtatttatttaagcTTTTAATTAAGACTTTGCAATAATATAATCGTATAGGTTACGACTACAGAAGCAGTAGACATCAGCATAGCGTAGTCCAGCCTAATAAAGTTAGCCATGTGAAAGGTGATGGGTCGCGACTGGATCAGAGTTTTAAGCTCGGTAATAGCTTCTCGCAGCTTTGGCTCTGCAAAAAaagataattaatataaattaaacattttacgaTGGATTCGTTCGTTAtaacgcccactgctggacaaaggcctcccccaagaatttcttGGCCCTCCGCTGTCAATTCCCTGTAAAGTGCCTACTCTACGTCTTCCGGTGGTCGCCACTTGAAATCTTTTctgtcccaacggccatcagctctacgagctatgtgccctgcctacTGCCACTAAGTTTAGCAATGCTAGTTCGATCAAATTAAGTAGTCAAATGCTCGTTGCTTTGCTTACCAGGGTTTTTGAAGATGAGCATGTAATCAGAGATGCAGATAATCTTATTGTTTTGCCGGTAAACCATCTCGCAGTGGTGAACCAAGTTTGTCAGAATGGCAGCGCATAATATCAGCCGGAATATAGTGGATACTGCAGCCACAATTGCCAAATAATTTACGACATACTGAGGAAGGGTTACGAGAATTACTaaacgtaatattaagttacataataaaatgAACGTATGGAAATCTTCTCACCTCAGATCCGACTGCGATTCGGATGGCAAGGTTCGCGAACCGTACCATGTCAATCAAAAGACTCAGGCTATTCAGTAACATCTGAAATTCATATGTTTAACTTAGATTGAAAATAGCTAGTAGGTACTAGAAGAGTTTTAAAAGAAATTTATTAGTGTTAGACTGTGACACAACATCCTCGTAGGCTTCGCACGCGACAAAGGACGTCCACTCATTCGCTCACAATCGGCTGAATTATTATAGTTGTTGAGAAGTGTCACGAAATTGGTGAGCAATATTCAGAACAAAAGAAGCCTTTGATCTTATGATTCCTTACCCTGAATCCGAACTTTTGATTTATGAACCTGCTTTGTTCTATCAACAGCAAGTAACATCTGCTGAGCCATTGTATTCCAGAGTGACTGTTCTTCGGAAATTCTCGACGTTTGAATGATGAAGAGTTGCAATAAAACCAATTTTTGTTTTCGACTGGGTCGGATGTCGCCCCAGACAATGAATCGCAGTCAAGGTATTGAGTTAATATCAAATTCCGCATGATTCCCAAGCGAACTTCAATGTGCATAGTTTGGTAAGTAAAATCTAAATTAGTGAGAATTTTTAGAAGAAGATATATGTACGTCAATGAAAAAGCAAAAGGGATCATCCACCCGTATGTTGAAACCCATACAAAACAATCCACGGCCGAAACGGCCACCCAAAACGaagcaaacaaaaaaactaatttgttaatttttgcTCTAATAGGGCTACAGCTGCACTCGCCTAAAACTTGGTCGATGGTAGTATACTGTTTATAGTATTCTTGGTAATAACGTCTGCCATATTTATACACGAAGTATAAGTCCACGTTAAATTGAAAGTAATCGTATATTGCTTGTACTAAATCTGTCAGTCTGACCGATACGGTTAAATCACTGTACACCTTGTTAATTCTGTAGTATATACTTAACACTGTCAACACACAAAACAAGACGCCtgttataactatttttattacagaAAGGTGTGAATTAGAGTTTAATTCTCGACGAGAATTAGTACTTAAGGAAAATAAATACAACAAACAACTTAAAGGATTTTTTATCGAAAAGCGATCATTAGCTGTACGCTCTCTCATATTTACTTTTatcattgtaaaaataaatgtccAACTGTGTCGAAAGCTCTTCAACTAATGTTACCGATGAAGTACTCGCGAAAATTGATGAAACAACTTAATAGCTTAATGTGTCCACAACAAAGTACctacacatttttaatttagtgGAAGTGAccttttactaaattaaatttCACTGCGTGATGATCGAAGCGATAAGTCCGTTGTCTGTCTGTTTAGTTTTTACTACGAAGGTTGTTGTAACGAACAGACGACAGTAAAGTAAACTATGGGATTTTATGTAGGATGtaaataggtgctattttaaaacaaaaaattagAGTCATATGCTGTTGACTGTATGTACAAATAAAATGCATGATGAAATTTAATACCTACCCAGTCAATGTAATGTTAACAATGATAGGCAGGCAGGCAAGCTTTTGTGCGCCATCACCATAACATATTTAATAAGTAAATTGTGTACTAAAGACACGATTACTGCCCGGCCTTGATTGAGATT
This window contains:
- the LOC135075585 gene encoding uncharacterized protein LOC135075585, yielding MLLNSLSLLIDMVRFANLAIRIAVGSEYVVNYLAIVAAVSTIFRLILCAAILTNLVHHCEMVYRQNNKIICISDYMLIFKNPEPKLREAITELKTLIQSRPITFHMANFIRLDYAMLMSTASVVVTYTIILLQSLN
- the LOC135075583 gene encoding uncharacterized protein LOC135075583, yielding MIKVNMRERTANDRFSIKNPLSCLLYLFSLSTNSRRELNSNSHLSVIKIVITGVLFCVLTVLSIYYRINKVYSDLTVSVRLTDLVQAIYDYFQFNVDLYFVYKYGRRYYQEYYKQYTTIDQVLGECSCSPIRAKINKLVFLFASFWVAVSAVDCFVWVSTYGWMIPFAFSLTYIYLLLKILTNLDFTYQTMHIEVRLGIMRNLILTQYLDCDSLSGATSDPVENKNWFYCNSSSFKRREFPKNSHSGIQWLSRCYLLLIEQSRFINQKFGFRVRNHKIKGFFCSEYCSPIS